One Oncorhynchus masou masou isolate Uvic2021 chromosome 18, UVic_Omas_1.1, whole genome shotgun sequence DNA window includes the following coding sequences:
- the LOC135503873 gene encoding E3 ubiquitin-protein ligase UBR4-like: MDESSSAQHGPFYVTSVLEISHQDLKDSNGQVAGGGVSVYYSHVLQMLFFSYSQGKSFAATVSRSTTDVQRLFTINVKGSNGGSKTSPALCQWSEVMNHPGLVCCVQQTTGIPLVIMVKPDTFLIQEIKTLPAKAKV; the protein is encoded by the exons ATGGACGAGTCGTCCAGCGCCCAACATGGGCCCTTCTACGTTACCTCAGTCCTGGAGATCAGCCACCAGGACCTTAAG GACAGTAACGGTCAGGTTGCTGGCGGCGGTGTATCGGTGTACTACAGCCACGTTCTCCAGATGCTGTTCTTCAGCTACAGCCAGGGCAAGTCGTTTGCTGCCACCGTCAGTCGCAGCACCACTGACGTACAGAGACTCTTCACCATCAACGTCAAAGG CTCCAATGGGGGCAGTAAGACGTCTCCAGCTCTGTGCCAGTGGTCTGAGGTGATGAACCACCCAGGCCTGGTGTGCTGCGTCCAGCAGACTACTGGTATCCCACTGGTCATCATGGTCAAACCTGACACCTTCCTCATCCAGGAGATCAAGACCCTGCCCGCTAAGGCTAAggtatag